CCGGAAGGAATATCGGAAGGCAGAAAACCAAAGCTTAATAACAAACTAAACACCAGAAATCATGGGAAATTTACTTTACACCGTAGCCGTTATCTTAATCATCATCTGGGCTATCAGTTTCTTCGGGGGATATGCCACGGGCGGAATCATCCACATCTTATTGGTTATTGCAATCATTGCAATATTGCTAAGGGTTATTCAAGGCAAAAGGCCTGTATAAAAATACATTTTGTTTTGTAGTTTGAAACCTGAAAAAGGGATATAAAATTGGGGAACGCTTGCACAACAAGTGGATTTTATATAACGATCATGTTTTAATTGTTTTTGGGAGAAAAGGCTTTCGTATTTACGAGAGCCTTTTTTTTTAACCCCAAAGTCGAAGTCCAAAGGAGATAAACCTTTGAGAGAACGAAACTTTCGACTTTTGACTGTCGACTACGCTGTTACTTCGTTTTCTCTCCAACAAAATAGTCGTTATTCGATTTGAACAGTACGTTGAACGTGGTTAAACTGCCGTAGATCTTTGTGATGTATTGCTGCAATTCAATCTTTTCGATTTCCTCAAGGTTGCTGGCATTAATCTTCTGTTCCATAACCCGCAAGCGGTCGCGCACCATGATAATCTTGTGAAAGAATGCGTCGATAGGGATTTCTTTGGAAGCCAATCCGGCCTGTCCCGGTTCAAGGGTCATTTTGCCGCCTTTCCATTTGTCGCCGATGGCCACATTTTCGCCGATTCCGGACCATTTTTTAAGGATATCGCGCAACGATCGTTCTACATCATAAAGGCTGATGGTATCAACTTCATTTTCCGATGCTTCAATTATTTCAAATGTATCGTTAAGCGCAATGGTTTCGAGTCCGTTATCAATAAAAGTTACCCAATAATCTTTGGAAGATACGTTTGTGATGACGCCTTTTCCAAATTCAGGATGGTTTATCCTGGAGCCAATTCCTAATAATTTCATATTTTAATTTATTTAGAACGAAAATAGGAATGTAATTTGAATCGGCAAAAAAATAAAGCCGCACAATTTTGAGGCTGTACGGCTTTTCCAACTTGATTAAAAACTAATCTTAAAAGCAATAATGGTTCTCGGCGACGAGTTTTGAAGCTATCTGTTCGCGTAAACCGACAATATTGGGCATATTGTTGTATTTCGTAAAGCGTCGCAATCCCATCAGCATCATGCGTTGTTCATCGCCTTCTGCAAAAGAGATGATGCTTTCCTTGCCTTTTTGCGTGACGATATCCACGGATTTGTAGAGGTATAATTTGGCCATGGCGATTTGCTCAGGCATCGCACTTTCACCTGAAATTTTGGCATTTTTTTCTGTGCGTAAAATAGTAGATTCAGCCATGTAGATTTCAATCAGCATGTCGGCAGCGGCCATAAGCAACTGCTGGTGCGCGTCGAGGTCCGGGCCATATTTCTGGACGGCGCCACCGGCAACCATCAGGAATGCTTTCTTAAGTTTGCTAACCATTTCCTTTTCTTCCGAAAACAATTCAGAATAATCCGGCGTGTTGAAATCGGGGATTCCCATCAGTTCTTCCTGGACTTTCATAGCAGGACCAAGCAAGTCTACATGGCCTTTCATCGCTTTCTTGATCAGCATCCCGACAGACAGCATACGGTTGATTTCATTTGTTCCTTCGTAAATGCGGGAAATACGGGCATCGCGCCAGGCACTTTCCATCGGCGTGTCTTCAGAAAATCCCATTCCGCCGAGGATTTGGATGCCTTCATCGGCGCAATTCTGTATGTCTTCTGAAACAGCTACTTTAAGGATAGAACATTCTATTGCGTATTCTTCAACACCTTTTAATTCCGCTTCCTGATGGGAGGCACCGGCAGCTTCACGCGATTTGATACGGTTTTCAATATCTTTTGCAGCACGATATGCAGCACTTTCACCGGCATAACAGCTCGTAGCCATTTCGGCAAGTTTGTATCTTATCGCACCAAAATTCGCAATCGGAGTATTGAATTGTATCCTTTCGTTGGCATAATGGATGGCCCCGGTTGTTACGCGTCGCTGTGCATCGAGGCAGGCGGCAGCCAGTTTGATCCTCCCGACATTTAAGGCATTCATCGCAATCTTGAATCCATTTCCTCTTTCAGAAAGCATATTTTCAACCGGTACTTTGGTTTCATTAAAAAACACCTGGCGGGTTGATGAAGCACGTATTCCGAGTTTGTGTTCTTCCTCATTCATTGAAATCCCGTTTGAAGGATCATTTTCTACAATAAATCCGGTGATGTTCTTATCATCGCCAATTCTCGCAAAAACGATGAAAACACTACAGAAACCGGCATTTGAAATCCACATTTTCTGGCCCGTGATAGCATAGTACTTTCCATCTTCGGACAAAACGGCTTTGGTTTTCCCTGAATTGGCATCAGAGCCTGCGCCGGGTTCCGTAAGGCAATAAGCACCAAACCATTCACCCGAAGCGAGTTTAGGGACATATTTTTGTTTCTGTTCCTCAGTTCCATACAACGTAATCGGCATAGTGCCGATACCGGTATGTGCACCAAAAGCAGTTGAAAACGACCCGGTAGCACCTGAAATATAATCGCATACCAAAACGGTATCGACAAATCCCATACCCATACCACCGTAGGCTTCAGGAACAGCCACACTGAGGAAACCCATTTCGCCAGCTTTCTTCATGCATTCTTCTGTAAACGTATAATCTTTCTTTTCGAAACGGTCTTTGTTGGGCCAGATTTCCTTGTCGACAAACTCCTTTACGGAATCACGCATCATTTTTTGCTCGTCTGAAAAATCTTCGGGAGTAAAGATGTCATCACATTTGGTTTCTTTTACCAAAAATTGCCCACCTCTGGTTACATCCTTTTCTGTTATGTCTGCCATTTTGTTATGTTTTGTATGTTATTATAATAGTTCATAAATGCCTGCGCAACCTTGGCCAGTTCCCACGCACATGGTTACCATGCCGTATTTATTGCCACGGCGTTTCATTTCGTCGAAAAGCTGTACTGAAAGTTTTGCGCCTGTACATCCTAATGGATGGCCTAATGAAATAGCACCACCGTTGACGTTGATAATATCAGGATTTAATTTTAACTCACGGATTACCGCTAAAGATTGTGATGCAAAAGCCTCATTCAGTTCAATCAGCTCAATGTCATTCTGTGACATGCCTGCCTGCTTCAATGCTTTCGGAATAGCTTTTACGGGACCGATTCCCATGATTCTTGGTTCGACTCCGGCTGAAGCAAAATTGACAAGTCGGGCGATAGGAGTGATGTTCAACTCTTTGACCAGTTCTTCACTCATAATCAATACGAAAGCCGCGCCGTCACTCATTTGTGAAGAGTTTCCGGCGGTTACGCTTCCGTCAGCCGCAAACACAGGTTTCAAATTATTCAAGGCTGTGATATTGGTATCGGCACGAGGGCCTTCGTCTTTTGTAACGGTATAGGATTTGGTTTCTTTCTTTCCATTTTCATTCAGGAAAGTCTGTTCAACGGTGATGGGTACAATCTGTTTGTCAAACTTACCTTCCGCCTGCGCTTTCAAGGCTTTCTGATGGGATTCGAATGCAAACACATCCTGGTCTTCACGGGAAATATTGAATTGTCTGGCAACGGCTTCTGCTGTAAGTCCCATACCCCAATAATAATCTTCGTGGCCGTTTTTGGCAACACCATAATCAGGTGTTGGTTTATAGCCGCCCATCGGAATATAACTCATGCTTTCGGCGCCTCCTGCGATGATGCAATCGGCCATTCCGGATTGGATTTTAGCAGTGGCCATTCCAATGGTTTCAAGCCCTGAAGCACAATAACGGTTGACGGTCACACCGGGAACATCGACAATATTTAATCCCATCAGTGAAATCAAACGGGCAACGTTTAATCCCTGTTCTGCTTCCGGCATGGCATTGCCCACCATGACATCGTCAATTCTTTTCTTGTCGAAATCAGGAAGCTCATTCATCATGTACTGAATGGTTTCTGCTGCAAGTTCATCCGGTCTTTTGAAACGGAATACGCCTTTTGGCGCTTTGCCAACTGCTGTGCGGTATGCTTTAACTATATATGCTGTTTTCATGGATTAGTTTCTTAATGGTTTGCCTTTGGTTAACATAAATTGTATACGCTCCAAAGTTTTTCTTTCTGTGCAAAGCGATAAAAAGGCTTCCCTTTCAATATCAAGTAAGTATTGTTCAGATACCAACGTAGGTTCTGACAAGTCACCACCAGCCATGACATACGCCAGTTTATTGGCAATCTTTTTATCATGATCTGAAATGAAGTGCCCAGCAGTCATTTGGTCTGTTCCGACAAGGAACATTCCGAGTGCCTGCTTGCCGAGAACCTTGATGTCTTTGCGTTGTATCGGTTGTGTGTAACCGGCTTCCGCCAAAATTAATGCTTGCTTTTTTGCTTCGAGGATTTGTCTGTCTTTATTCACTACAACAATGTCTTTTCCTTTTTGCAATACGCCTAAATCAAAAGCTTCATGAGCAGATGTAGATACTTTAGCCATAGCCACAGTGAGGAAATATTCCTGTAAGACATTCAGTTCAACATCGTTTTTGCGGAATAAATCTGAAGCCCTTAACGTCATTTCCTTTGAACCACCACCTCCCGGAATCACACCGACACCGAATTCCACCAAACCGATATACGTTTCTGCAGCAGCAACCACCTTATCAGCGTGCATGCTCATTTCACAGCCACCGCCTAGAGTCATTCCGTGTGGTGCTACGATTACAGGAATTGAGGAATAGCGTACGCGCATCATCGTATCCTGGAACATTTTGATGGCCATATTCAGTTCATCATATTCCTGCTCGACCGCCATCATAAATATCATCCCGATATTGGCACCAACGGAGAAATTCGCTGCCTGATTTCCGATAACCAAACCATTGTATTCCTTTTCGGCCAAATCGATCGCTTTGTTGATTCCCTGCAGGACATCCCCGCCAATCGTATTCATCTTGGAACGGAATTCAAGATTCAGGATGCCATCGCCAAGGTGTTCAATGATTGCACCGGAATTGCTCCATACCTTTTTACTGTCACGTATATTGTCTAAAATGATAAAAGCGTCCTGTCCTGGTTTTTTAACCTGTGTTTTGGATTGCAGGTCATAATAATAAGTAGCCCCGTCTTTCACCGTGTAAAAGCTGTTACTTCCTGAAGCTGCCATATCGTCTACCCATTTTGCATAATTAAGGCCTGATGCTTTTATCAGTTCGATACCTTTTTGTACACCGATCGCGTCCCAGATTTCAAACGGCCCGTTTTCCCAACCGAAACCGGCTTTCATGGCATCGTCGATTTTGTAAAGGTCATCTGTGATTTCGGGTACGCGGTTGGATACATAGGCAAACATACCTGCGAAATTTTTCCTGTAGAATTCCCCCGCTTTGTCAGTCCCTTTGATCAGAACCTTAAACCGGTCTATCGGCTTGTCAATGGTTTTGGTTAATTCCAGCGTGGCGAAATTTGCTTTTTTAACAGCGCGGTATTCGAGGGTATTTAAATCCAATGATAAGATATCTTTGTCGACTTTCTTGTAAAAGCCCTGTCCGGTTTTGCTTCCAAACCATTTGTTTTCCATCATTTTACTGATGAAATCCGGCAGTTTGAAAAGTTCGTGCGCTTCATCATCAGGGACACCCTGGTATAAGCCGTTTGCCACGTGGACCAAAGTGTCGAGGCCGACAACATCCACTGTACGGAAAGTTGCCGATTTCGGGCGGCCGATTACCGGGCCGGTTAATTTATCCACTTCTTCAATGGTCAGTCCCATTTCGCTGACCAGATGAAACAAACTCTGAATCCCGAAAATACCGATACGGTTTCCAATAAACGCAGGAGTATCTTTGGCCACGACCGAAGTCTTGCCTAAAAACTGTTCTCCGTAATTGTTTAAGAAGGAAAGCACTTCAGATGAAGTTTGCGGCCCGGGAATGATTTCAAATAGTTTCAGATAACGCGCGGGATTGAAAAAATGTGTGCCACAGAAATGCTTCTGGAAGTCCTCACTCCGGCCTTCACTCATAAAACGTATTGGAATGCCTGATGTATTCGATGTTACCAGAGTTCCGGGCTTCCTGAATTTCTCGATTTGCTCAAAAACCAGTTTCTTGATATCGAGTCTTTCCACCACTACTTCGATGATCCAATCTGCGGAAGCGATGTCCTTCATGTTATCGGCCGTGTTACCGGTCGTGATGCGGCTTGCGAATTTCTGGTGGTAAATAGGGGAGGGCCTGGATTTTAAGGCATTCGCCAAATGTTCATTGACGATACGGTTTCGTACCGCTTTATTTTCCAGTGACAGGCCTTTCCTTGTTTCTGTTTCCGTGAGTTCATTCGGAGCGATGTCAAGAAGTAATACTTCTACGCCGATGTTGGCAAAATGGCAGGCAATACCTGAACCCATAATGCCGGAGCCGACGACTGCGACTTTTTTAATAATTCGTTTCATTCGGGAATATCTTGATTGAAAATGTTTTTATCGAGGATCAGTTCATTGATGGTTTCAGCGACTTCCATAAAATGCTGGAGCTGTTCATCGGAAATCCTTGTTTTGACAGCTTCATTAAATTTAAGGACATTATTTCGGGAAAGTTCTCTTTTCTCTTTTCCGAATTCAGTAAGGTAAATCAATACGCCGCGCCCGTCTTCAGGATTTTTCCTGCGGACAATAAGGCCTTTTTCTTCCATTGATTTCAGCGTACGGGTTAAACTTGTAGCTTCCATACCCATTTTTGGGCCTAATGCGGTGGACGGCGTTCCCTTGTCTCGATCAATACTCAATAAAGCAAAACCGGTTGCCATGGTTGCGCCGTATTTCGAAGCCTCTTCATTATACATGCGTGCCACTGCCTGCCATGTAGCCCTTAAGATATAATCTATTGTTTTTTCTTTCATGAGAACTATCAATTTTGATTTTCTGCCTTTTGCTTTTCTGTCAAATATAATAAAAAATAGTATGCATGCATACTAAAATGATTTTTATTTCAATTTTGATATTTTTTTTCTTCGGATCAGTTGTCACAACATATTAAACACCCATATTTACTGGCCTTACAAACATACACTTACATTTAAAATGTTAAATAAATGTTATAGGAAAATTTTTTTTGTAACAAAAACAGGTTATTATCGTCTATTACAGTAATCAACAATGAATCATCAATCAATAATCAATCATCATGAAAAAATCAATCACAACTCTCGTTGTAGCAATCTTCGCTACAGTTAATGCAGCCAACGCCGCTAATTTGTCCAACACTGATACAAAAATGGTATCATCGGCAGATTCCAGCCTGATCACAACCGAATTGGGCAGCCTTAAAAAATACAACAGGACTATTGACGAAATCATCTCAGCCGATTTAAAAATCACGGAAGCTAAGGTTCCTTCAAAAAAAACTGTTGCAAAAAAGAAATCAAAAAGGGCACAGATCAAATTTAAAAAACAGCTTACCAACTAAAGCTGTCTTTTTTTCTCTCATCAATCATTTAATCAATTAACCTTAATTTCATCATCATGAAAAAATCGATCATTTATTTAGGAATGGCTTTATTGTCATTATCGAACGTGACCATGGCTTCTGAAAGCAAAACAGCCGTAAAATCAGGCTTTGAAACCACAACTTACACTGGTTCCCCGCTTTGCCTTGCTATTGCAAAAGGCGATTTTGAAGTCGTTAAAAAGTTCATCGAATATGGTGCAAGCGTCAATGAAACCTCAAACGGAATGACACCGTTGATGTTTGCGGCACGTTACAACCAGGTGGAAATCTTAAAATTGCTTGTAGAAAAAGGAGCCGATCTTAAAGCTAAGGATGCTAACGGATTCACTGCACTGAAATATGCTGAAAATTCTAATGCTACGGCTGCGGCAGAATATCTGAAAAGTATCGCGAAAAAATAAAAGGTTTTATTATTTTGTTTAGTTAGAAAAAGCACCATCAGTTTTGCAGGGCTGGTTATGGTGCTTTTTCGTTTTTTAAAAGGAATAAACTTACAAGATATATAGGACTTAAGACCGCTGCGCTTTAAGATTATAGGATTGTCACTAATCTTAAAGCTTACAATCCCGACATTTTGAAATACGAAAACGTAGGTTCATTGTCAATTCTCAATAATGATTCGTAAATCAACCTGATGACGTTTTCAACATCTTCACGATGTACCATTTCGACAGTTGTATGCATGTATCGCAAAGGCAAGGAAATCAATGCTGATGCTACACCACCGTTGCTATAGGCAAAAGCATCGGTATCGGTCCCGGTAACCCTCGAGGAAGCCAGCCTTTGAAAAGGAATTTTGTTGTCTTCGGCCGCTGTAATAATCATCTCACGTAAATTGTTTTGAACAGCAGGAGCATAAGTGATCACAGGTCCTTTCCCGATTCTTGTTTCGCCTTCAATCTTTTTATTGATCATTGGCGTGGTAGTGTCATGGCATACATCTGTAACGATGGCCACGTTCGGTTTAATCGTATTGGTGATCATTTCCGCACCGCGTAAACCTACTTCCTCCTGTACTGAATTGGTGATGTACAACCCGAAAGGTATTTCTTTCTTATTTTCATGTAAAAGACGCGCCACCTCGGCAATTATGAAACCGCCCATACGGTTGTCAATCGCGCGGCAAACGAATTTATCGCCGTTCAAAACCATAAACTCATCAGGATAAGTAATCACGCAACCCACATGTACGCCCATTTTCTCCACATCTTCTTTCTTATCACAGCCAATATCTATAAAAAGGTTGTCGATTTTAGGATGTTCTTCCTTGTCGCGATTGCGTGTATGGATGGCCGGCCATCCGAAAATACCTTTTACAATACCGTTTTTGGTGTGGATGTTAACACGCTTTGAAGGCGCAATCTGGTGGTCTGAGCCGCCATTCCTTATGACGTAAATCAGCCCATCATCAGTAATATAATTGACATACCACGAAATCTCATCGGCATGGCCTTCAATAACCACTTTATATTTCGCCTCAGGATTGATGATACCAACGGCGGTTCCATAAGTATCGGTAATGAAAGTGTCGACATATGGCTTCAGGTAATCCATCCACAATTGCTGCCCACCGGATTCATAACCGGTTGGCGAGGCGTTGTTCAGGTATTTTTCAAGGAATTCAAGGGAATTGTCGTTCAGTATGCTTTTGGCGCTCATAAAATATATTTTTCGCTAAAATATAAATTTGATATTAGAGTTTAATAGGTATTAATGCTAATTTTGGAAATTAAAAGTGGTTTTATGAAAGTATGGAGGTTTATTATTACAGCGTTTTTAATCACAGCTACAGCCGTCGCCCAGGAAGAAAAGCCAGACAAGCGTGACGACTACCTGAACCAGCCTGACACCATTTCGGGTCCGACGATCTCGCTGGATGAAGTCGTGATCGATACCAGGAAAAGCAAGCTTGATGCCGAGGCCCGCAGACAATTCGCCATACTCCAGCGCCGTGTATATAAGGTGTATCCTTATGCTAAAAATACTGCGACAAATCTCACCGCCCTCAATGCCGGCATGGCAAAGCTCAAATCTAAAAAGGACCAAAAGAAATATTTCAAGATCGTTGAGGATTATCTCGACAACCAATTCAAGCCACAACTTAAGAAGCTTTCCAGAAAAGACGGTCAGATTCTCGTAAAGCTGATCTACAGGCAAACCGGGAACAGTACCTATGACCTGATCAGGGAATACAAAAGTGGCTGGAAGGCTTTCTGGTCCAATAACACCGCAAGGCTGTTCGATATCAACCTCAAGACCAAATACCAACCTGACGAAGTCGGCGAGGATTACCTGATTGAAACCATCCTCGTGCGTGCCTTCCAAAGCGGCAGGCTGCAACGCCAGGACGCTGCTTTCGCTATCGATTTACCGAAACTTAAAGAATACTGGTCTGATAAAATGAGTGCTTCTACCGGAGAATGATTTTTAGGGCGTGCCGGCGGGTTTAAAGTTTGCAGTCGCAGTCATGGTTTACAGTAACCGCCGTCGGGCTTTCCGCTACAATCTTTTTATACATTCGCTGCGCTTCGGATAAAAAGGATTTCCGCTTCAATCCCTCACGCAGCCCCAGGTCCGCTTCACGGATTTGGTATCCCGGGAAAAACTTTCCCGCCCAACAATCCCGTTCCCAGCGCATTAGCACAATGGATTAAATTTTCTTTAAAAAAAGGTTATAAAAAGTTTGCTAAACTGAAAAAGGGGGTTACTTTTGCACCCGCATTGGCAAAGAAGTTCTCTTGATTTACTGTAAGGCGGTGTTCGAAAAAAGTTTGCAAAAACTTCGGGAATAATTTGCCTGAAAGGAAATAAGTTTTACCTTTGCCATCCCGAATAGGGGGATACAGGTTCATAAAAATATTGGTGTTTGGTTTGAAGAAAATAAACTTTAAAAATTATTTTCAAAAAGGCTTGCACGGTAAAAAAGAAGTTGTACTTTTGCACCCGCTTTGAAACACAAGCGAGAAGAAAAAGATTGACACGTTCATTGATATATTGGATTGACAGCACTTCCGAAGAGATTTGGAAGTAAGCAGAGAGTAAGGAAGATCGATTTGGATTTTCGAAAAAATAAAACGTTAGAATTCGTCTAAAATTAAGTTGAGTAATCAACAAACAAAATACGATGAAGAGTTTGATCCTGGCTCAGGATGAACGCTAGCGGCAGGCTTAACACATGCAAGTCGAGGGGTAGATGTCTTCGGGCATTGAGACCGGCGCACGGGTGCGTAACGCGTATGCAACCTACCTTGAACAGGGGGATAGCCCAGAGAAATTTGGATTAATACCCCATAGTATTATAGAATGGCATCATTTTATTATTAAAGTCACAACGGTTCAAGATGGGCATGCGTCCCATTAGCTAGATGGTAAGGTAACGGCTTACCATGGCAACGATGGGTAGGGGTCCTGAGAGGGAGATCCCCCACACTGGTACTGAGACACGGACCAGACTCCTACGGGAGGCAGCAGTGAGGAATATTGGTCAATGGGCGCAAGCCTGAACCAGCCATGCCGCGTGCAGGATGAAGCATCTATGGTGTGTAAACTGCTTTTATACGGGAAGAAACCCCGCCTCGTGAGGCGGATTGACGGTACCGTAGGAATAAGGATCGGCTAACTCCGTGCCAGCAGCCGCGGTAATACGGAGGATCCAAGCGTTATCCGGAATCATTGGGTTTAAAGGGTCCGTAGGCGGGCCTGTAAGTCAGTGGTGAAAGCCCATCGCTTAACGATGGAACGGCCATTGATACTGCAGGCCTTGAATTATTGGGAAGTAACTAGAATATGTAGTGTAGCGGTGAAATGCTTAGATATTACATGGAATACCAATTGCGAAGGCAGGTTACTATCAATATATTGACGCTGATGGACGAAAGCGTGGGTAGCGAACAGGATTAGATACCCTGGTAGTCCACGCCGTAAACGATGGATACTAGCTGTTGGGCGCAAGTTCAGTGGCTAAGCGAAAGTGATAAGTATCCCACCTGGGGAGTACGGGCGCAAGCCTGAAACTCAAAGGAATTGACGGGGGCCCGCACAAGCGGTGGAGCATGTGGTTTAATTCGATGATACGCGAGGAACCTTACCAAGGCTTAAATGTAGATTGACAGGTTTGGAAACAGACTTTTCTTCGGACAATTTACAAGGTGCTGCATGGTTGTCGTCAGCTCGTGCCGTGAGGTGTCAGGTTAAGTCCTATAACGAGCGCAACCCCTGTTGTTAGTTGCCAGCGAGTCATGTCGGGAACTCTAGCAAGACTGCCAGTGCAAACTGTGAGGAAGGTGGGGATGACGTCAAATCATCACGGCCCTTACGCCTTGGGCTACACACGTGCTACAATGGCCGGTACAGAGAGCAGCCACCACGCGAGTGGGAGCGAATCTATAAAGCCGGTCACAGTTCGGATCGGAGTCTGCAACTCGACTCCGTGAAGCTGGAATCGCTAGTAATCGGATATCAGCCATGATCCGGTGAATACGTTCCCGGGCCTTGTACACACCGCCCGTCAAGCCATGGAAGCTGGGGGTGCCTGAAGTCGGTGACCGCAAGGAGCTGCCTAGGGTAAAACCGGTAACTAGGGCTAAGTCGTAACAAGGTAGCCGTACCGGAAGGTGCGGCTGGAACACCTCCTTTCTAGAGAAAGACGCAATTTGGTTACGTTTAGGGAAGATTTAGAAAGAAATTCATTACTCTCGCTGTTGGTTCAAATACATATCCAAGAAACAAACAGAGTCTCGTAGCTCAGCTGGTTAGAGTACAACACTGATAATGTTGGGGTCCCCAGTTCGAGTCTGGGCGGGACTACTATTTTGTTTTATTGGAAAAGGAAATTCTGGAAGTTGAGATTGTCACGTTTAGTGGGCGCGTTATCAAACTGCAAACTGCGACTGATAACTGCTACTACGGAAAGACGGGGGATTAGCTCAGCTGGCTAGAGCGCCTGCCTTGCACGCAGGAGGTCATCGGTTCGACTCCGATATTCTCCACGATCGATCCATTGGATTGAAAAAGTTCATTGACATATTGGGATAAGAAAATACAAAAAGTAGAAAGAACACGTCTTGTTTTAATTAGCAAGGCAAAAGTACAATAAGCAAAATAAGGGCGTATGGGGGATGCCTAGGCTCTCAGAGGCGAAGAAGGGCGTGATAAGCTGCGAAAAGCTCCGGGGATCGGCACACACGAGTCAATCCGGAGATTCCCGAATGGGGCAACCCAATACATTGAAGATGTATTACTCCGATAGGAGGGCAAACCCGCTGAACTGAAACATCTAAGTAGGCGGAGGAGAAGAAAACAAAAGTGATTCCGTAAGTAGTGGCGAGCGAACGCGGATTAGCCCAAACCAATGTTGTTACGGCAAGATTGGGGTTGTAGGACCACGATATTCCATGCAGAGTGAACCGGAAGGACCTGGAAAGGTCTGCCATAGAGGGTGATAGCCCCGTATGGGTAAGCGATGTAATGGATAGTGGTATCCTGAGTAGGGCGGGGCACGTGAAACCCTGTCTGAATCTGGCGGGACCATCCGCTAAGGCTAAATACTCCTGAGAGACCGATAGTGAACCAGTACCGTGAGGGAAAGGTGAAAAGAACCGTGAATAACGGAGTGAAACAGATCCTGAAACCATACGCCTACAAGCGGTCGGAGCCCTTTCGTGGGGTGACGGCGTGCCTTTTGCATAATGAGCCTACGAGTTAACGTTGCCGGCAAGGATAAGGTATTAAGTACCGGATCCGTAGCGAAAGCGAGTCTGAATAGGGCGCTTTAGTCGGTAGTGTTAGACGCGAAACCGTGTGATCTACCCATGGGCAGGATGAAGCTGTGGTAACACACAGTGGAGGTCCGAACCGGTTGTCGTTGAAAAGACTTCGGATGACCTGTGGGT
This genomic stretch from Flavobacterium pallidum harbors:
- a CDS encoding M42 family metallopeptidase, whose translation is MSAKSILNDNSLEFLEKYLNNASPTGYESGGQQLWMDYLKPYVDTFITDTYGTAVGIINPEAKYKVVIEGHADEISWYVNYITDDGLIYVIRNGGSDHQIAPSKRVNIHTKNGIVKGIFGWPAIHTRNRDKEEHPKIDNLFIDIGCDKKEDVEKMGVHVGCVITYPDEFMVLNGDKFVCRAIDNRMGGFIIAEVARLLHENKKEIPFGLYITNSVQEEVGLRGAEMITNTIKPNVAIVTDVCHDTTTPMINKKIEGETRIGKGPVITYAPAVQNNLREMIITAAEDNKIPFQRLASSRVTGTDTDAFAYSNGGVASALISLPLRYMHTTVEMVHREDVENVIRLIYESLLRIDNEPTFSYFKMSGL
- a CDS encoding DUF4294 domain-containing protein — encoded protein: MKVWRFIITAFLITATAVAQEEKPDKRDDYLNQPDTISGPTISLDEVVIDTRKSKLDAEARRQFAILQRRVYKVYPYAKNTATNLTALNAGMAKLKSKKDQKKYFKIVEDYLDNQFKPQLKKLSRKDGQILVKLIYRQTGNSTYDLIREYKSGWKAFWSNNTARLFDINLKTKYQPDEVGEDYLIETILVRAFQSGRLQRQDAAFAIDLPKLKEYWSDKMSASTGE